GCATGGGCTTTAATGCCACCTGGCTAAGAGAACAGCGAGCTGCGCTTGAAGCGGGAGTTATTAAGGAGCGATTTCGTTTTCACGATTTGAAAATTAAAGCCGCCAGTGATTTTGACGGCGATGTGCAGAAATTTACCGGACATAAAACCCGCTCGATGGCAGAGCGATACAATCGAACAGCAGATAAAGTTGTCAGCCTAGACCGGAAGCGCCCAAAGAAAGGCAAATAATTTAGTTTGCCTTTTGCTTTGCATTCTCTTTGGTTTCTACAACTTCAATATGAGTATCTCTTTCAAGTTCAAGTCTCAGTACAGCTCTCAATTCCTCAATTGATTCAGGTGATAAAGTGACCGGCTCACCTTTCACTTTAGATAACTCAACTGCAATTGCGTGAGTTAGGTTACTTATTGATTCATCAGAGAGAATGACTGGCTGTAAAGCCACAGGGGAGTTTAGATTTACAGAAACATCTTTATTTTGAGAAACGATCTGCCAAAAAAGAGCTAGAGCAGCTATGGAAGCCGAGCCAGCAGCAACCCAAACTCCCCTTCTAGTATGCACGGCGCCTTTACGTGCAATCTCAGCACTATCCCTTGCTGCATCCGCACTCATTTTGGCTGATTCAGAGCTCTCACTTGCAACATGCACACCTTCCTGAGCAATAGAATTCGCGCGCTCAGATTCACTTAATGCCCGCTCAGTAAACTCTATCTGCTTCTTTTCTTGATTACTTCGAATCAATTCTTCAAAAAGCCAAATTTGCGTATCAATTCTTTCAAAAAAATTACCTATGTGCTCCATCTTCTCTTCTGCTTGATCAATCAGTAATCTGCGTAATCTATCCTCTTGTTCGGATTGAGGAGAGGTAGAGCGCATCCTCTTCATCATTATTCGAAGTGATCGATAAAACCCTTGCAACTCCTGCTTCCACTTCTTCAACTCCAAACGGGCCCGCACAGGATCATGCACCGCCCCCTCTGAAGACAACTGACTCAATTGGTCAAACTTTCTTTGCAGCTCCTCAGACTCATCTATTTCGCTCAGAAGCTCCCGGAACACCTCCAACTGACTAGCCATTAAAATCGCTTCTCCTTAGCTAAAAGTTGATATCACTTGAAACCTCAACATAGATTGAGGCCATAATTACCACACCAAATTACCACGCTGGAATCAGAAACGAAAAAACCCCGCACTAGGCGAGGTTTTAAGTCCTTGATAAACAAGGAAGAATCTGGGGTGGCCGACGGGGATCGAACCCGCGACCTCAGGAGCCACAATCCTGTGCTCTACCAACTGAGCTACGGCCACCATAAAAGTGATATACTTCAGCACCTTGTGGCAGTACTGATTGCCGGATACCTCTTGCAGCCAATCTGGCTTCAGACTAAGTCCTTTTTGCCAAACCAGCACCATCTCGTGAAGATGGCACGCCCGGCAGGACTCGAACCTGCGACCATCCGCTTAGAAGGCGGATGCTCTATCCAGCTGAGCTACGGGCGCAAGGTGAACCCGGAAAATTGGTCGGGGCAGAGGGATTCGAACCCCCGACATCCTGCTCCCAAAGCAGGCGCGCTACCAGACTGCGCTATGCCCCGTTTTTCCAATCATTCGCACCTCTTTGACCCTGTTAACCGTCCCGTAGGTGGTTGTGTAAGTCGCTGTAGCTGCGAAGTGCGTGCATAGTAATGATACCCCCGGCCCATGTCAACGCTTCTAAGCTATTATTTTTAAAGAAGTTTATCCTTTTGCCTATCTGGGCCCAGAAGTGGCGAAATTATTTCCAACCTGTGCGAAAATGGCGCACTTCGCAAATCCGACCGGATAAAAAGTAAGCGTTTTTAAAAATCGCCTGCTTCCGCCCTTCTATATACAGTAGGTGCTGGAGCAGACTCCGGTCTATTAGCCATCGATTTTTTATTGTTAGAGATAGCATCTATGTCTGCACTGGTTCTGGACGGCAAGGCCCTGGCACAGAAAACTGAAGAAGAACTCTCGGCTCGGGTAGCCGTACTAAAAGAGAAGAGCGGTGGGCAAACGCCAATCCTGGCGACCATCCTGGTGGGTGATGACCCCGCTTCAGCTACCTATGTAAAGATGAAGGGCAATGCTTGCCGCCGTATCGGCATGGATTCCATGCAGGTGGAACTGCCCTCCTCCACCACCACTGAAGAGTTACTCGCCAAGATTGAGGCGCTCAACGCCAACCCCAACGTCCACGGTATCCTACTTCAGCACCCGGTGCCGGCACAGATCGATGAGCGTGCCTGTTTCGACGCGATTAGCCTGGAGAAAGATGTAGATGGCGTGACCTGCCTTGGCTTTGGCCGTATGGCCATGGGTGAAGAGGCCTATGGCTGTGCAACCCCTAAAGGCATTATGCGCCTGCTGGAAGCCTACAATATCGAAATGGAAGGCAAGCACGCCGTAGTTGTGGGCCGGAGCCCTATCCTGGGTAAGCCGATGGCTGCCATGTTGTTGAACGCCAACGCCACCGTAACTATCTGCCACTCCCGCACTCAAGATCTGGCCGAACATATCCGCCGCGCCGATATCGTAGTGGGCGCCGTGGGCAAACCGGAGTTTATTAAGGCTGAGTGGATTAAAGATAGCGCTGTAGTTGTGGATGCCGGCTACCACCCAGGCGGTGTGGGCGATATTGAACTGGGCCCGCTCACTGAGCGCGTTGCCGCCTACACCCCGGTGCCCGGCGGTG
The DNA window shown above is from Microbulbifer variabilis and carries:
- the folD gene encoding bifunctional methylenetetrahydrofolate dehydrogenase/methenyltetrahydrofolate cyclohydrolase FolD → MSALVLDGKALAQKTEEELSARVAVLKEKSGGQTPILATILVGDDPASATYVKMKGNACRRIGMDSMQVELPSSTTTEELLAKIEALNANPNVHGILLQHPVPAQIDERACFDAISLEKDVDGVTCLGFGRMAMGEEAYGCATPKGIMRLLEAYNIEMEGKHAVVVGRSPILGKPMAAMLLNANATVTICHSRTQDLAEHIRRADIVVGAVGKPEFIKAEWIKDSAVVVDAGYHPGGVGDIELGPLTERVAAYTPVPGGVGPMTINTLIYQSVDSGERKIG